A region from the Onthophagus taurus isolate NC chromosome 8, IU_Otau_3.0, whole genome shotgun sequence genome encodes:
- the LOC111425404 gene encoding acyl-coenzyme A oxidase 1, with amino-acid sequence MNEDLRRERERCTFNPQELTHLLDGGKEKTEERKQREKFFLEDPELKYTTPPEYLSHKEKYEEGLKKACIIFKKVQELQAEGKGGMENFREILGGQLGSAVLKDGNPLTLHYVMFIPTLMGQGTIEQQAHWISRAWNLEIIGTYAQTELGHGTFIRGLETTATYDPKTEEFVLNSPTLTSYKWWPGGLGHSANYAIVVAQLYTNGKCHGIHPFVVQLRDEETHQPLPGIIIGEIGCKLGMNATNNGYLGFKNVRVPREQMLMKNNKVMPDGSYIKAPSSKLTYGTMIFVRVAIVQDAGRYLRKAATIATRYSAVRHQSQIKEGAPEPQIIDFVTQQFKIFPQLASAFAFHFAGSWLWDMYNNVTSELETGKLDRLPELHAIACCLKAVSSADAAKGIEILRLACGGHGYMACSNLPITYGLVTAMETYEGENTVLYLQTARFLVKSWQSAHNGGQLQPTVQYLRDLMKNGNIRFEKNVPWAIQALKKVAYGKIDLAIRHLNERTKKGMEYDYAWNETSLELTVASEAHCRAFIVETFYNLVVEAVKNTSPQLGKVLLDLCDLYAVNTLLRNYGDLLRFAGMSSNDLEVIQTWLEELLKTIRPNAVGIVDGFDIHDDILSSPLGAFDGNVYERLFEEAQKSPLNKVPVNESFAKYLKPLLKSNL; translated from the exons ATGAATGAGGATCTTCGAAGGGAGCGAGAACGATGCACTTTTAACCCGCAAGAATTGACGCATCTTTTGGATGGGGGGAAAGAGAAAACGGAAGAAAGGAAACAGAGGG AGAAATTCTTCCTCGAGGATCCAGAGCTAAAATACACCACTCCACCTGAATATCTCTCCCATAAAGAGAAGTATGAGGAGGGTCTTAAGAAGGCTtgcatcatttttaaaaaggtCCAAGAATTACAAGCTGAAGGTAAAGGCGGAATGGAAAACTTCAG GGAAATCCTTGGGGGACAACTTGGATCTGCTGTTTTAAAAGATGGAAATCCCCTAACTTTACATTACGTTATGTTTATCCCTACATTAATGGGACAAGGAACCATCGAACAACAAGCTCATTGGATTTCTAGAGCGTGGAATTTAGAAATTATCGGTACTTACGCCCag aCTGAATTAGGACATGGTACTTTTATTCGTGGATTAGAAACAACAGCAACTTATGACCCAAAAACAGaagaatttgttttaaatagtCCAACTTTAACATCGTACAAATGGTGGCCTGGAggat tgggTCATTCCGCAAATTATGCTATAGTGGTAGCTCAACTTTACACAAACGGAAAATGCCACGGAATTCACCCCTTCGTTGTTCAATTACGCGACGAAGAAACCCATCAGCCACTTCCCGGTATAATAATCGGCGAAATTGGTTGTAAGTTGGGTATGAATGCGACGAATAACGGTTATTTAGGGTTTAAAAATGTGAGAGTTCCTCGCGAAcaaatgttaatgaaaaataataaagttatgccTGATGGTTCTTACATAAAAGCGCCTAGCAGCAAATTAACTTATGGCACAATGATTTTTGTGAGAGTAGCTATTGTGCAAGATGCGGGAAGGTATTTGAGAAAAGCCGCAACGATTGCGACTCGTTACAGCGCCGTTCGACATCAATCCCAAATTAAAGAAGGCGCCCCTGAGCCTCAAATTATCGATTTCGTGACGCAACAATTCAAAATATTCCCGCAATTAGCGTCGGCTTTTGCTTTTCATTTTGCCGGATCTTGGCTTTGGGATATGTATAATAATGTCACCTCCGAATTAGAAACGGGAAAATTAGATAGACTCCCCGAATTACATGCAATCGCCTGTTGTTTAAAAGCCGTCAGTTCTGCGGATGCCGCAAAAGgaattgaaattttgagattagCTTGCGGAGGTCATGGATATATGGCCTGTTCAAATTTACCGATTACTTATGGTTTGGTGACTGCCATGGAAACTTACGAAGGCGAAAACACTGTATTATACCTCCAAACAGCTAGGTTTTTAGTCAAATCTTGGCAGAGTGCTCATAATGGGGGCCAATTACAACCAACCGTACAATATCTTCgtgatttaatgaaaaacgGAAATATTcggtttgaaaaaaatgtaccATGGGCGATCCAAGCTTTGAAAAAGGTGGCTTATGGCAAAATTGACTTAGCAATACGTCATTTGAACGAAAGAACCAAAAAAGGCATGGAATATGATTACGCTTGGAATGAAACGTCACTTGAACTTACCGTCGCTTCAGAAGCACATTGTAGAGCGTTTATTGTTGAAACTTTCTATAATTTAGTTGTTGAGGCCGTTAAAAACACTTCCCCACAGTTAGGAAAAGTTCTTTTGGACCTTTGTGATTTATACGCTGTTAATACACTTTTAAGAAATTATGGAGATTTACTTCgg tttgcTGGTATGTCTAGCAATGATTTAGAAGTAATTCAAACTTGGTTGGAAGAACTATTAAAAACTATCCGTCCAAATGCTGTTGGAATAGTCGATGGATTTGATATTCATGACGATATTTTATCATCGCCTTTAGGTGCTTTTGACGGAAACGTTTACGAGCGACTTTTTGAAGAGGCTCAAAAGAGTCCTTTAAATAAAGTTCCAGTTAACGAGTCGTTTGCAAAGTACCTCAAacctttattaaaaagtaacttgtaa
- the LOC111425405 gene encoding ras-related protein Rab-32 isoform X5 gives MTSSNTIARSKDHLYKILVIGDLGTGKTSIIKRYVHQFFSQHYRATIGVDFALKVINWDQNTLVRLQLWDIAGQERYGNMTRVYYKEAVGAFIVFDVTRSNTFDSVSNWKADLDSKVQLSDGSPIPCVLLANKCDQPKEGLVASPSRMDDYCREKGFTAWFETSAKENINIDDAARALVSKILDNDALLSNNKGDQFTLHDETPAEKSSCTCKLF, from the exons atg aCTTCGTCGAATACAATAGCCAGATCGAAAGATCatttgtacaaaattttagtTATCGGCGATTTGGGGACCGGAAAAACTTCGATTATCAAACGTTACGTTCATCAATTCTTTTCTCAACATTATCGAGCAACAATTGGCgttgattttgctttaaaaGTTATCAATTGGGATCAAAATACTTTAGTAAGACTTCAATTATGGGACATAGcgg gtCAAGAACGTTATGGTAATATGACACGAGTTTATTACAAAGAAGCTGTTGGGGCTTTTATAGTATTTGATGTAACACGATCGAATACGTTTGATTCGGTTTCAAATTGGAAAGCCGATTTGGATTCAAAAGTGCAACTTTCCGATGGTTCTCCAATTCCGTGCGTTTTGTTGGCGAATAAATGCGATCAACCGAAAGAAGGTTTAGTTGCGAGTCCGTCGAGAATGGACGATTATTGTCGCGAAAAAGGATTTACCGCTTGGTTTGAAACTTCGgctaaagaaaatattaatattgatgatGCAGCTAGAGCTTTAGTAAGcaag attttggatAATGATGCCTTACTTAGTAATAATAAAGGGGATCAATTTACACTTCACGATGAAACTCCAGCCGAGAAAAGTAGTTGTACatgcaaattattttaa
- the LOC111425405 gene encoding ras-related protein Rab-32 isoform X2: MIEEEVLQARTASRRTRSERNKRRERYMNSNGNQNGKLHNKEKVLLETGLTTSPIYSPPYPIDNNNCSRCGRPIERKTNDDLQLMTSSNTIARSKDHLYKILVIGDLGTGKTSIIKRYVHQFFSQHYRATIGVDFALKVINWDQNTLVRLQLWDIAGQERYGNMTRVYYKEAVGAFIVFDVTRSNTFDSVSNWKADLDSKVQLSDGSPIPCVLLANKCDQPKEGLVASPSRMDDYCREKGFTAWFETSAKENINIDDAARALVSKILDNDALLSNNKGDQFTLHDETPAEKSSCTCKLF, translated from the exons ATGATCGAAGAGGAGGTCCTCCAGGCGAGGACCGCAAGCAGAAGGACCAGGAGCGAACGAAACAAACGCAGGGAACGTTACATGAACTCCAACGGAAATCAAAACGGAAAACTACATAATAAGGAAAAGGTACTTCTTGAAACCGGGTTAACGACATCCCCAATTTATTCACCACCCTATCCGATCGATAATAACAATTGCTCGAGATGCGGAAGACCTATCGAAAGGAAAACTAACGATGATTTACAGCTCATG aCTTCGTCGAATACAATAGCCAGATCGAAAGATCatttgtacaaaattttagtTATCGGCGATTTGGGGACCGGAAAAACTTCGATTATCAAACGTTACGTTCATCAATTCTTTTCTCAACATTATCGAGCAACAATTGGCgttgattttgctttaaaaGTTATCAATTGGGATCAAAATACTTTAGTAAGACTTCAATTATGGGACATAGcgg gtCAAGAACGTTATGGTAATATGACACGAGTTTATTACAAAGAAGCTGTTGGGGCTTTTATAGTATTTGATGTAACACGATCGAATACGTTTGATTCGGTTTCAAATTGGAAAGCCGATTTGGATTCAAAAGTGCAACTTTCCGATGGTTCTCCAATTCCGTGCGTTTTGTTGGCGAATAAATGCGATCAACCGAAAGAAGGTTTAGTTGCGAGTCCGTCGAGAATGGACGATTATTGTCGCGAAAAAGGATTTACCGCTTGGTTTGAAACTTCGgctaaagaaaatattaatattgatgatGCAGCTAGAGCTTTAGTAAGcaag attttggatAATGATGCCTTACTTAGTAATAATAAAGGGGATCAATTTACACTTCACGATGAAACTCCAGCCGAGAAAAGTAGTTGTACatgcaaattattttaa
- the LOC111425197 gene encoding syndecan isoform X2: protein MNPKQEEPPASFFAQPGILAAVIGGAVVGLLCAILVVMFIVYRMRKKDEGSYALDEPKRSPTSTSFNRGNKEFYA, encoded by the exons ATGAACCCGAAACAAGAAGAACCTCCAGCTTCTTTCTTTGCTCAGCCGGGAATTTTAGCGg ctGTAATTGGAGGTGCTGTAGTGGGACTTCTCTGTGCGATACTTGTGGTAATGTTCATCGTATACAGAATGCGTAAGAAAGATGAAGGATCGTACGCGTTAGATGAGCCGAAAAGATCGCCAACATCGACTTCGTTTAATCGAGGCAACAAGGAGTTCTACGCTTGA
- the LOC111425405 gene encoding ras-related protein Rab-32 isoform X3 translates to MIEEEVLQARTASRRTRSERNKRRERYMNSNGNQNGKLHNKEKTSSNTIARSKDHLYKILVIGDLGTGKTSIIKRYVHQFFSQHYRATIGVDFALKVINWDQNTLVRLQLWDIAGQERYGNMTRVYYKEAVGAFIVFDVTRSNTFDSVSNWKADLDSKVQLSDGSPIPCVLLANKCDQPKEGLVASPSRMDDYCREKGFTAWFETSAKENINIDDAARALVSKILDNDALLSNNKGDQFTLHDETPAEKSSCTCKLF, encoded by the exons ATGATCGAAGAGGAGGTCCTCCAGGCGAGGACCGCAAGCAGAAGGACCAGGAGCGAACGAAACAAACGCAGGGAACGTTACATGAACTCCAACGGAAATCAAAACGGAAAACTACATAATAAGGAAAAG aCTTCGTCGAATACAATAGCCAGATCGAAAGATCatttgtacaaaattttagtTATCGGCGATTTGGGGACCGGAAAAACTTCGATTATCAAACGTTACGTTCATCAATTCTTTTCTCAACATTATCGAGCAACAATTGGCgttgattttgctttaaaaGTTATCAATTGGGATCAAAATACTTTAGTAAGACTTCAATTATGGGACATAGcgg gtCAAGAACGTTATGGTAATATGACACGAGTTTATTACAAAGAAGCTGTTGGGGCTTTTATAGTATTTGATGTAACACGATCGAATACGTTTGATTCGGTTTCAAATTGGAAAGCCGATTTGGATTCAAAAGTGCAACTTTCCGATGGTTCTCCAATTCCGTGCGTTTTGTTGGCGAATAAATGCGATCAACCGAAAGAAGGTTTAGTTGCGAGTCCGTCGAGAATGGACGATTATTGTCGCGAAAAAGGATTTACCGCTTGGTTTGAAACTTCGgctaaagaaaatattaatattgatgatGCAGCTAGAGCTTTAGTAAGcaag attttggatAATGATGCCTTACTTAGTAATAATAAAGGGGATCAATTTACACTTCACGATGAAACTCCAGCCGAGAAAAGTAGTTGTACatgcaaattattttaa
- the LOC111425405 gene encoding ras-related protein Rab-32 isoform X1 — MKENPESVDNSKNAKKKLKPKKTSLIKRLKLKTKHSSQSDISIEPQPSTSSESSALERRTPEGDDTDITLGKSVSDTNLSDSSWKSAENLTADKRKGSSKSVINVETTQVEVTVEEKDKEKEFKSSVDLKDMPAFGELIFDTTMTSSNTIARSKDHLYKILVIGDLGTGKTSIIKRYVHQFFSQHYRATIGVDFALKVINWDQNTLVRLQLWDIAGQERYGNMTRVYYKEAVGAFIVFDVTRSNTFDSVSNWKADLDSKVQLSDGSPIPCVLLANKCDQPKEGLVASPSRMDDYCREKGFTAWFETSAKENINIDDAARALVSKILDNDALLSNNKGDQFTLHDETPAEKSSCTCKLF; from the exons ATGAAAGAAAATCCAGAAAGCGTCGATAACAGCAAAAACgcgaaaaagaaattaaaaccgaaaaaaacGTCGCTgataaaacgtttaaaattaaaaacgaaacaTAGTTCGCAAAGTGATATTTCGATAGAGCCGCAGCCGTCGACGTCTTCGGAATCATCGGCGCTGGAAAGACGGACGCCGGAAGGCGACGACACGGATATCACGTTGGGAAAATCCGTCTCTGACACGAATCTTTCGGATTCGTCTTGGAAAAGTGCCGAAAATCTTACCGCCGATAAACGGAAAGGGTCGAGCAAAAGCGTTATTAACGTGGAAACCACTCAAGTTGAAGTTACGGTTGAGGAAAAAGATAAAGAGAAGGAATTTAAATCGTCGGTGGATTTAAAGGATATGCCCGCTTTTGGTGAACTTATTTTTGACACAACTatg aCTTCGTCGAATACAATAGCCAGATCGAAAGATCatttgtacaaaattttagtTATCGGCGATTTGGGGACCGGAAAAACTTCGATTATCAAACGTTACGTTCATCAATTCTTTTCTCAACATTATCGAGCAACAATTGGCgttgattttgctttaaaaGTTATCAATTGGGATCAAAATACTTTAGTAAGACTTCAATTATGGGACATAGcgg gtCAAGAACGTTATGGTAATATGACACGAGTTTATTACAAAGAAGCTGTTGGGGCTTTTATAGTATTTGATGTAACACGATCGAATACGTTTGATTCGGTTTCAAATTGGAAAGCCGATTTGGATTCAAAAGTGCAACTTTCCGATGGTTCTCCAATTCCGTGCGTTTTGTTGGCGAATAAATGCGATCAACCGAAAGAAGGTTTAGTTGCGAGTCCGTCGAGAATGGACGATTATTGTCGCGAAAAAGGATTTACCGCTTGGTTTGAAACTTCGgctaaagaaaatattaatattgatgatGCAGCTAGAGCTTTAGTAAGcaag attttggatAATGATGCCTTACTTAGTAATAATAAAGGGGATCAATTTACACTTCACGATGAAACTCCAGCCGAGAAAAGTAGTTGTACatgcaaattattttaa